A genomic segment from Nicotiana sylvestris chromosome 1, ASM39365v2, whole genome shotgun sequence encodes:
- the LOC138868995 gene encoding uncharacterized protein produces the protein MDTFNGNHFNLDIDLISFVLIPYLEASIRYTIKECITSDHKEYGHTITKRKAFLGRKRAFEIVYGNWNKSFASLPKYMAALQHFNPVKVVEWKLEQSLGTPKYIFNYVFWAFTPTIDAVAVDANGQIFPIAIAVCANESTEM, from the exons atggacacattcaacgggaatcacttcaacttggatattgacttgatttctttTGTACTTATTCCGTacctcgaagcgtccataaggtatacaatcaaagagtgcattacatcagACCACAAGGAATATGGTcataccattacgaaaagaaaggcatttctcgggcgcaaacgagcgtttgaaattgtGTACGGTAATTGgaataagtcatttgcatctctgccaaagtacatggctgcactgcagcactttaaccccgtgaaagttgttgaatggaagcttgagcagagttTGGGAACACCaaaatacatattcaattacgtgttctgggcgtttacgccaacaattgatg ccgtggcagtggatgctaatggacagatatttcctatAGCTATTgctgtttgtgccaatgaaagcacggAGATGTAG